A region of the Muricauda sp. MAR_2010_75 genome:
CTTCCACCGGGATACATCTTATTTTTTATAAAGTGGAGCATCACAAAGAAAGTATGCGATGGGAAGAAGCTGTTCGTGTGGCTCTTTGTTTCGGCTGGATAGATAGTACGGTAAAAAGCTTGGGCAATGGCAAACGACGACAATATTTTTGCCCCAGAAAATCTAAAAGTGTTTGGAGCAAGGTCAATAAAGACCACATCAAAGATTTGAAATCCAATGGATTAATGCATAAAAGCGGCCTAGAGGCCATAAATGTCGCCAAAAAGAACGGTTCATGGGAGGCTTTGGACGATGTGGAAAACGGAGTTGTCCCAAAAGAGCTTCAAAAAGCATTGAAAGCGGATAAAAACGCTTTTGAGAATTTTGAGAATTTCACCCATAGTCAACGAAAAAGCTATCTCTATTGGCTCAATCAGGCCAAACGGGAAGAAACCCGACAAAAACGAATTCACGAAATCGTGACCTTAGCGTCCAAAAACATAAAATACCGAAACCAAAGATAAGAAACTCCTTAACAAAGTAAAGTTCCCTGCTTTCCTTGTCATCCTGACTGCATGTCAAAATAAAGAAACCATTCCCATTACCTTGGGTTCACTCCAAGCATTGAATGTTGATTTTGTAAAATAAAACGACAGTCGATTTTCAGGAGATTTTCATTTGTAGACCATTAAAGAAATCGAACAGATGTAATCCTTGCTTTATAAAAAAGGCCCCCGCTAAAAGTGGAGACCTTTTTTATAGTGCTTATTTGTTGTTTAACTAAAAGTTGAACAACAGTTGTGTCACGGTAAAAATACTTGGCTTTTCTCCATCCGCCTTATAGGTTAGATACAGCGCTTCTTGAACACCTGCAGTTTTTTCTATCGGTATGGAAATAGCGCCACTCTGACCAGAAAGGTCGCTCGGTTCCAATTTTCCAGTTCCCAACACTTTCCCATCGGGAGCTCCTAAACGAAGTTCCAAAGTGTACGGTATATTAGGGGGGGTTCGCCAACCAATAATTGCTGTTACATTGCTCACCTGAGATAAATCCACATCCTCCATTTTCAACCATCCGCTGGCCGAATTCAATAATTGCATGTTTCTTCCACCAAAAGATAGGGCTTGCATTCCTTCCGTTGGTGTACCTTCTGGAAAAGTCATGGTATTGCTTGCCAAAACAACGGTTTTTGAACCGGTCAAGGGCAAAGCCACTTCGGTTCCTTGGTCCGTATAACTTGCGGTCAATAGGAATACTTCTCCATTCTCCTTGGCTTCCGGTCTAACCGTTCCCACTAATGGAAGCGATGGTTTTTTATTCCCACCTCCGGTCAACGACTGAATGTATTGTGCAATCTGTCTGGCCTCCAATTGGGTCACATTGGGATGGGCAGGCATTACAACCTCTCCCCAAACACCTGAACCGCCTCCAATGATTTTTGCCATTAAGTAATTGGTGGCACCACGTTGTGACTTATATTTTTCGGAAACCTCTAGGTAATTTGGCCCAATGGATGCTTCTTTTTCCTTGTGGCAGGATTTGCAATCCAAACCTTGTGTCAATGCTTTCCCCATCACGGCACCTGATACTTGTTGATGCCCCAAATTCATATTCACTTCATCCATTCCAGAACGGTATTCAACCGAAACATAGACGTTGTCCTCAACTACTTCACCATCGGCATCTGAAACCGAAACGGTATAGTTTATGGGTTGTCCTGGCACATAAAATGATGTATTAGCTTGTTCCAAGTCTATAGTTACAACCGGGCGTTCGTTACCTGCAACGATGGTTTGATCTATACTCGAAACTTCTTCACCTTGAGAATCCTTAGCTGTAACATTCAATTTGTACGAACCTGCCACGCTATAGGTATGGGTCAATGTGGGTTCTGTGGTTTCTTGCGTTGTTCCATCGCCCAAATCCCAAATATAGCTCATAGCATCACCTTCCCGATCGTGAGCCTCAACAGTTGCCGTAACCGAAAGGGGAATGGACCCAGAGTCGGTGTTCACAACAAAACTATCAATGACTGGCGGACGGTTTCCACCATTAAATTCAATGTAACCCAATCCACTATCTGGGTTGGCAGAGAACCAACCGCTACCATATTCCAATAGATAGACCCGTCCATCTGGGCCCATTTCCATATCAATCAAATTGCTCAGCTCAATCTCCGAAGCAAAAGGTTCCATTTTGTTTATGGAGCCATCTTCAAAAAGATGTACGGCTTTCATCCAATTCCGCATCCAATCATAGATGATTACTTTTCCATCGTAATAGGCTGGTAACCCACCACCATTGGGGTACAAATCAGACCAATATGTAGGGCCTGCCATTGCATTTCTACCTCCAGAACCAAATTCTGGAAACTCCTGGGTATCGCCATAGTGATAGTACGCATACGCAGGCTGGGCGGGTGGTAATTCCCTTAATCCCGTGTTGTTCTTGGAATCGTTTATGGGTTTTTCTGGATTAAAAACCCTGCCAGACTCACCCGTTGCATAGTCATATTTTTTGTAGGCAAAGTTGTTTCCGATGAACATGGGCCATCCATAATTTCCGGGTTCACGAGCCTGGTTCATTTCATCATATCCGCGAGGACCCCGGGTTTTAAGACTGTCGGCTCGAGCATCTGGCCCAACATCACCCCAATAGACGTAGCCCCGTTTTACATCCACAGAGATTCTGTAAGGATTTCGGTGCCCCATGGTATATATTTCGGGTCGTGTTTTTTCGGTACCCACTGGGAAAAGGTTTCCTTCAGGAATATCATAGCTACCATCTTCGTTGACCTTAATTCTAAGGATTTTGCCACGAAGGTCATTGGTGTTTCCAGAAGAGCGTCTGGCATCGTATTGTTGTTTTCCCGGTAAATCATTTAGAGGAGCATATCCGTTGTTCACATATTTTACATCTCGCTCATTAAAGGGAGTTGAATTATCCCCTGTTGATAAATACAGAAGATTATCGGGGCCAAAAGCAATGGAACCTCCAGTATGGCAGCATATCTCACGTTGGCTGTCCACCTCAAGGATGATTTGCTCAGAATCCATATCAAAAACGCCATCCTCAAACTTAAATCTTGAAAGTCTGTTTATCCACTTATCCCCCGTTGGTGAATAGTACACATAAATCCAATGGTTCTCAGCATAATTAGGGTCTTTTTGCAATCCCATTACGCCTTCTTCAGCATTTACCCCGGGGGTCTCCAAGGTTTTATAATATACATCCAGAAAGGCTACTTGGGAAAGTTCTTGGGTTTCATCGGAAAACAAGAGAATTTCTCCCCTACGCTGGGCAATAAGCACATCATTGTTTGGGAGAACTGTCATTTCTGTAGGCTCAAAAAACTGCCCGGTAGACAATACAACCTTGCTAAAGCGATCAGCCTCTGGCGGTATTTGCGATTTTGTCTTGGTATAATCCAATTCCAAATTCCTGCCAATGGCGTAATTGATGCCTCCCAAAAGATGTTTTAAAAACAATTCCTCAGAAAAACTCTCATCCGTATGCCCACCTGCCGTGTAAAAGGCTCGGCCACCATCAAACTCATGGTACCAGGCCATAGGGTGATATTCTCCATTTTCACCTCCTTCATAGGTAGACTCATCTACGGTAACCAGAACATTTACATCGTTGTTCAGATTTTTAAAATTGTACAGTTCATCGGTACGATGCCAAACGCTATCCGTAAAAAATTCGGTGGATGGATGATTCTTATCTTTTATAATGAAGTCCGCCTCCGGCGTACCTCTCGGATGGCTCAAAAATTGTGCACCCACTAATTTATTGTACCAACCCCAATCATATTCGGTATCCGTGGCCGCATGAATTCCAACATATCCTCCACCAGATTGAATATACCGCTCAAAAGCAGCTTCTTGCCTGTAGTCCAATACATTTCCGGTAGTACTCAAAAAAACAATCGCGGAATACTCTTTAAGTTGGTCATCGTTAAAAAGATCGGCATTGGTTGTGGTATCAACTTCAAAACCGTTTGCGGAACCTAACTTTTGAATGGCTTCTATCCCAGTAGGAATAGAGGCGTGGACATAGCCCTCTGTTTTTGAAAAGACCAACACTTTTGGGGCCCCACTTCTTTTTTTACTACAGCTTGTCAGACCCAATACAAGCATCACAGTGGTCAATACCAATAAATTTCTCATTAAAGTTAATTTAAGTGCAGCTAAAAATACATATATCTGAAGTACCGTGCCAAATTCAAATTTTAAATCTTACCCCAGTATTTCACATTTACACCAATAGATGATATATCCCGAACAGAATTTTAAGAAAACTTTAGGATCTATTGGGTTTATTGAAGTGAGACCAGCAAGGTCCAACCCTAACAAATGAAAAGAGGTACAACAAAAAGACTTCAGGAAATCGTAGTTTTATATACATAAACCTAAAAAACCAAACCAAATATGAAAAACCCCCTCAACAAATTGCAATTGCTTATCATCTTACTTCTTCTGGCTGCTTGCCAAGACAAGAATATACAACCTGTGGATTTGGCCATTCTAAATGCCAATGTAATTGATTTGGAATCTAGCAATATCGTGGTTAAAAATATGTATATCGCCGATGGTAAAATTAAATCCTTGGAGGATGTGGGTGCCAATAGTGCATACAAAGCTGATTCATTGATTGACGCTACTGGAAAATATGTATTGCCCGGTTTTTGGGATAATCACATTCATTTACGGGGAGGTGACACTTTGATTTCAAACAACAAAAACTTCTTAAAACTCTTTATAGCCAATGGCATCACCACAGTCAGGGATGCAGGAGGGGATTTGACCACCTCGGTCATGGAATGGAAAAAGCAGATTGCCAATGAAGACTTGGTAGGCCCCACCATATTCACCTCAGGCCCAAAGATTGATGGGCCAAACTCAACCTGGGCCGGGTCGCTTGTTGTAGATAATGAAGCGGATATTTCAATGGCTTTGGATTCGCTCCAAGCACTGAATGTTGATTTTGTGAAGTTGTACGACAGCCAATTTTCCGGTGAGCTTTACCTCAAAACTATCGAACAAACTGAAAAAAGAGGGTTAATTGTTTCCGGCCACATGCCTTTTACTGTGACGTTTGATGAAACGGTGGATGCTGGAATGGATGCCATCGAACATTTATATTATGTGATGAAAGGGTGCGCCAGTAATGAAGTGGAGATTACCGAAAATATGAAAAGAGGAGAAATGGGGTTTTGGGATGCCCTGCCTTTACTGATGAATGGGTATGCCGACAGTACCGCCCAACGCACGTTTCAAAAATTGAAGCAAAATAATGTTTTTGTGGTTACTACCCTTCATGTGGGGAATACCCTAAGTTATTTGGACGAAGTGGACCATACTAACGACCCTTATCTAAAATATATGGGCAAAGGAATTATAGCGACTTATCAAAGGAGAATTCAAAGTGCGCTCCGGTCATCTGAAGAAGCCCGAAAAAACAGAAAGGACCTGGATACCTTTTTTGGTCAGTTGGTAAAATCGTTGGATATTGCCGATGTAGGTCTTTTGGCCGGCTCAGATAGTGGTGCTTTCAACTCCTACGTGTATCCAGGAATTTCTTTGCACGATGAACTGAAAGCTATGGTAGAAGCAGGGATTTCTCCATTGGATGCTTTACGAACTTCAGCTTATAACGGCGCATTATTTTTGAAAAAATCCAACGATTATGGAACTATTTCAGAAGGAAAAGTTTCCGATTTGGTCATTTTAGAAGGTAATCCGTTGGAAGACATCGAACAAACCCAAAACATCTATGCTGTGCTCAAGGGAAACCAAGTATTTAGCAAAGAACAACTTAATGCACTTCTTGAAAGTGCAGTAATGGATTAAAAATCAAACTATGTTAGACCAAGTCATTTCTAAAAAACTGAATCACACCAACTATTGGGGTTTTATCCTATTACTCTTCTTTGCCATTCCCATTCGTGCACAGTACCTATTGCTCCCTGACCGTGTATTTGACGGGGAGGAAATGCATTCAGGGTGGGTAGTAGCCGTAAATGAAAACAAAATTGTTTATGCGGGTCCCGAAACAGGATTACAACGCGCCAACTCCTATCAACGAAAAGAATTAAAAGGTAAAACTTTGATGCCGGGTATCATTGAAGGACATTCCCATATCCTTTTGCATCCCTACAATGAAACGGAATGGAACGACCAGGTCCTCAAAGAATCCTCGGCAGAAAGGGCCGTTCGTGCAACCGTGCATGCCAAAAAGTCCCTTATGGCCGGCGTAACTACTATGCGCGACCTTGGTTCTGAAGGCGCTGGCTACACAGATGTATATCTCAAGAAAACCATTGATGAGGGGATTATTCCCGGTCCCCGATTACTGGTGGCCGGCCCTGCTATTGTGGCAACGGGAGCCTACGGCCCAAAAGGCTTTCACGAAGGAGTTACTGTTCCATTGGGCGCTGTCCCTGTGAGCGGCAAAGCTGAAGCCATTAAAGAAGTTCGAAATCAAATGGGTGGCGGGGCCAATCTCATAAAAATTTATGCCGACTACCGTTGGGCCAAGGATGAACCTTCCCAAGCTACCTTTTTACAAGAAGAAATAGACGCCATGGTTGCTACGGCTACCACCGCGGGTCGCTACGTGGTGGCGCACGCCAGCACTCCTGAAGGAATGAAACGTGCCATTTTAGGCGGAGTGGAAACTATTGAGCATGGTGATGGCGGCACATCCGAAATTTTCAAACTTATGAAAGAGCATAATGTGGCCCTTTGTGCCACACTTGCTGCCGGTGATGCCACTGAGCAATATAAAGGGTGGCAAAAGGACAGGGAACCCGACACCGATAGAATCGTTCAGAAGAAAAAATCTTTTGCACTTGCCTTGGAATCTGGAGTGGATATTGTCTTTGGAGGGGATGTGGGCGTGTTTCCACACGGTGAAAACTATAGGGAGATAGAACTTATGGTGTATTATGGCATGCAACCGCTAAATGTTTTACAATCTGCGACTTCGGTAAATGCTCAAATATTTCATCTGGATGATTTGGGAAGAATTCAACCAGAATATTTGGCCGACATCATTGCTGTGGAAGGAAATCCTATCGAGAACATTGCACTAATGCGAGAGGTGAAATTTGTGATGAAGGATGGGGTTATCTACAAAGACGAATAACAAGTCCATTAACATCCTTTTAAGAAAACCACTTTTGGTTTTTGGTATCTTTAGCCGACTAATTGACTCAACAATGAAAAAGCCTCTTTACCTCTTGATGCTTCTCGCATCTGTATCTCTATTTTCCCAAGAATTTTCAATGGACTTGCTCCAAGACATCAAACCCAGAAACATTGGCCCCGCTGGAATGAGCGGTAGGGTTACCACCATTGACGTGCTGCATTCCAATCCTGATGTGATGTACGTCGGCACCGCTTCTGGTGGTTTATGGAAATCTAGCTCTGGTGGCATCAAATGGGAACCTGTTTTTGATGATCAAGTCACCGCATCTATTGGTGCCGTGGCCATCCAACAGTCGAACCCCTCTGTTATATGGGTGGGTACGGGTGAAGGGAATCCCAGAAACAGTCTTAACGGAGGCTACGGCGTCTACAAATCCTTGGATGGCGGTAAAACATGGAAATCCATGGGATTGGAAAAAACCCGGCACATTCATCGCGTCATTATTGACCCAACCAACCCTGATATTGTTTACGTAGGGGCTATTGGTTCCCCTTGGGGCGAGCACCCAGAACGTGGTGTCTTTAAAACCACCGATGGTGGTAAAACCTGGGAAAAGGTATTGTTCGTCAACAACAAAACCGGGGTGGCCGATTTGGTCATGGACCCCACAAACCCCAATAAATTGATTGCGGCCATATGGGAACACAAACGCGAGCCTTGGTTCTTTAAATCAGGTGGGGAAGGAAGTGGATTATACATGACTCATGACGGAGGCGCTACTTGGAAAGAAATTACAGATGAAGATGGATTGCCCAAAGGCGAATTGGGACGAATTGGCATTGCGATTGCCCGAAACAAACCCAATATTGTCTACGCTTTGGTGGAAGCAAAGAAGAATGCCCTTTACAAATCAACAGACGGTGGATTCAAATGGGAAAAAATCAATGATAAAAACGATATAGGCAACCGTCCTTTCTATTATTCGGAAATTTATGTGGATCCTCAAAATGAGAATAGGGTGTACTCCGTTTTCACCTACATCAATGTTTCAGAGGATGGTGGTAAAAACTTCACCCAATTGATGCCTGCCTACGGTGTGAGCAATGGGGTCCACCCAGACCACCATGCCTGGTGGATTCACCCCGAAAATGGTCAATTTATGTTGGATGGTAATGATGGTGGATTGAACATCACCAAAAATGGTGGTAAAACCTGGCGTTTTATCGGAAACTTGCCAGTGGCCCAATTTTATCACATCAGTACGGACAATGAGTTCCCGTACAATGTGTACGGAGGGATGCAAGACAATGGTTCTTGGCGAGGACCTGCCTATGTTTGGAAAGAGCAGGGCATACGCAATAGCTATTGGCAGGAAATTGCATTTGGTGATGGTTTTGATGTCGTCCCAGATAAAGACAATAGTCAATTTGGTTACGCTATGAGTCAACAAGGTCATGTACGGCGTTACGATTGGATCACCGGAAACAACTATACCGTCCGCCCTACCCCACCCGACCCGGAAACCATGCTCCGATTCAATTGGAATGCGGCCATTGGTCAAGACCCGTTTGATAACAGTACGGTCTATTTTGGAAGTCAGTTTGTGCATAAATCATCTGATAAGGGGCTGACTTGGGAAGTGATATCTCCAGATTTAACTACCAATGATCCTGAAAAACAGAAACAAAGTGAAAGTGGTGGTCTTACCATGGATGCCACCGGAGCAGAAAACCATTGCACCATCATTGTCATTGAACCTTCCCCTGTTGAAAAGGATATGCTATGGGTAGGTACCGATGATGGTCGGGTTCATTTTACCCAAAATGGTGGCACTTCATGGACGGAGGTTACCAACAACATCAAAGGTTTGCCAAAAGGCAGTTGGATTCCGCAGATAAAAGCTTCACACAACAATAAAGGGGAAGCACTATTGATTGCCAACGATTATCGAAGGTTTAATTATACGCCCTACGCTTATAGAACCAAGGATTATGGGAAAACGTGGACCCGCATCGTGGACCAAAACGATGTGGAAAGCTATACCCTTTCCATCGTTGAAGACCCAGAAAACCCGAACCTGATGTTCTTGGGCACCGATGATGGTCTCTATATTTCTTTGGATGCTGGAAATAATTGGAAAAAATGGAATAAGAGCTTCCCAACGGTATCCACAAAAGATTTGGCCATCCATCCAAGAGAACAGGATTTGGTCATTGGCACCTTTGGAAGGGCCGCTTGGGTGTTGGATGACATTCGTCCGCTTCGCACGTTGGCTGGAAATACATCCATCCTGCAAAAGGAGGTTGCCCTTTTTAAAAGTCCAGATGCCTATTTGGCCGCCTACCAACAACCTACCGGAAGTCGGTTTGGGGGTGACGCTCTCTACAATGGAGAAAACAGGGATTCTGGTGCCATGATTACCTACTATTTGAAAGAAGGAAATAAAAAAGACAAAGAACCTAAGCAAAAAGAGGAAGGTGATGACGCATCCAAATCTGAAGAGAAATCCATGGAAAAAACCAAAGATTCCATCTTCTTTGAATTTTACGATGGCGACAGATTGATTCGAACCTTAAAATACAAGACTCCTAAAAAGGCAGGTTTTCACAGAATTTACTGGAACTTGGATGAAAAGGGGCCTGACTCACCGTCGCGAACCATCTCAAAAAGCAAAACAGAATCCGGTGGAATCAATGTAAAACCGGGGACTTACAAAGTAAAAGTCAACTATGGCGAAACATTCGATTCCACTTCGGTAACGGTAAAAACTGACCCCAGATTGAATACTTCCATGGCATCCATCAATGAGGTATACGAATTGGGCAAACGATTGGAAAAACACACCCAGACTGCTGCGGATGCGGTAAAACAATTGGTGGAAAGCAAGAATTTGGCCGAAAAGTATCAAAAAGAGCTCAAAAACTTGGACAAAGAAAAGTACAAGGACCAAATTGAGGCTTCCAAAACCATTACCAAACAAATCGATTCCGTAATTGCCCTCTATCTTGGAAAAGAAGACAAGCGCCAAGGGATTACCCGAAATCCGGAACCTTCAGTTATGTTGCGTTTGAATACGGCCGAATCCTACGTGAATTCAAGGAAAACAGGAATTACCAGTACGGAAACCAGACTAGTGGAATTTGCAGAAGAGGAGTTAAGAATTGCTTTGGACAAGACCAATGTATTCTTCAACGAAAAATGGAAACCCTACCGTGAATCCATAGAATTATTGGATTTGTCGCCCTTTAAAGAAACCAAAACCTTTAGCTTAGATTAATGACAAAAAATTTGCGAAGAATATCGACTTTATTGGTCGCCCTTATTACTATGAGTATTGTGAATGCCCAAGAAACCGGAGAGGACAAATTGGGTGCGTGGTATATGTATTTTGGAACCAATAAAATTGCAGAGCGATTCAGTCTTCATACCGAAGCGCAGTTCCGTTTTTACGAAACCACCAGTAATTTCAATCAGCTTTTATTGCGAACTGGACTCAACTATCACATCAACCCCAATGCCATAGCCACTGGGGGTTATGGTTTTATTTCTACCGACGGTACGTTTGAAGAGTTTCCCAACGAAACCAACAGTAAGGAACACCGAATCTTTGAGCAATTTATTCTAAAGAATAAAGTCTGGGAGTTTCTCTTTGAACATCGGTATCGGTTGGAGCAGCGTTTTCTTGATTTTGGGGATGTTACCGATACGCAACACAGAGCGCGTTATCGTATTCAAATGACCTTGCCCCTGAGTGATACATTTTTCTTGAACTTTTACGATGAGCTGTTCATCAACCTGCAAGATGATTTGTTCGGGCAAAATCGATTGTATGGCGCTGTAGGTGCACATATCACTGAAAACAGTAGTGTTCAAGTTGGCTACTTAAGGAATCAATTCACCAATGCAGTCTATGACCGTTTACAAATTGGGTTCTTCTACAATCCAGATTTAAGGGGACTTTTTAAAAAGCAGGGTGAAGATGGGGATTAACCCTTAAAGCCGCATGTGCCGGATATCAAAATAGTCCAGCTCCAGTTCAATGGTGGCATTATAGATTTTACGTAAAGATTTTACGTAATCCTTCTGATCAATATAACCTTTTAGCTTATTTTGCTTTAAACGTTGATAGCCTTTACAAAAAGATTTTCTCTTTTTGCAATAAATCATAAAGTTGATATAGTTGGAAGCTAAATGGGTCAATTTATTATGGTTTAGCGATATAGTTATTCAATATATATTACTAACGATTCAACTGGAAAATTCGTATTATCTTAAATTAAAATCAAAAAAATGGATTGACAGGCTAAATTGTTGACATCACTCCAAATATTAAGTACCTTAGATTTAAACCTAAAAATACTTATGATGAAAAAATTACAAGCACTTGCGCTGGGGTTGATATTAATAACGACCTTTAGCTGCAAGCAAACAAAAAAAGAAGCGGAAGAAACTTCCGAAGAAATAGAGGAAACCGTTGATCAAATGGCTGAAAAAATGGAGCCAACAGTCATTACGTTTAAAATGGAACCCAAAAGCGATAGTGGTGTGAGTGGAGATGTCACTTTTACCGAGGATGGCGACAAAGTTATGATGAAAGCTGTTTTTTCTGGTCTTTCCGAGGGTGAACACGCCATCCACCTCCACGAAAAAGCGGATTGTTCCGCGGATGATGGAACCTCAACCGGTGGACACTGGAACCCAACATTTCAACCGCATGGCCAATGGGGCGCAGAGGAAGGGTACCACAAAGGGGATATCGGTAATTTTACAGCCGATGCCGATGGTAACGCTACCGTGGAGTTTGAAACTGATGAGTGGTGCATTGGATGCGATGATGAAACCATGAATATTCTGGGCAAGGCCGTAATTGTCCACCAAGGTGTGGATGATTTTACTTCACAACCCAGTGGAGCAGCTGGTGCACGGATTTCTTGCACTGGAATTATTCAATAAACGAATATTAAAAAGCTGCCCAACTGGGCAGCTTTTTTTTCTCATTTTAATTACCTCAAAAGAAACTGCCATGAGTGAAAAAACCTATTCCAACGGAGAGATTACCGTGGTTTGGAAAGCAGAGCTTTGCCAACATGCGGGAGTCTGCGTAAAAATGCTGCCACAGGTGTACAATCCAAAAGAAAGACCTTGGATCAAGCCAGAAAATGCAACAACCCAAGAATTAAAGAATCAAATATCCAAATGTCCCTCAGGGGCATTGAGCTATATTGAAAACCATACCTAGTCCGATGGAACAGGAATATAAACTTGTTGATAATATTGAGGCCAAACAATTTCAATTTAATTTGGGCGATGCCATCGCAAAGATTGAATATATAAAGGCCAAGGAAAAAATCTACCTCACCCATACCGAAGTTCCCAGCTCGTATGAAGGCAAGGGTATTGGTTCAGCACTGATAAAACAGGCCTTGGAGCACATCAAATCCCAAGATTGGACCCTTATTCCCCTCTGCCCTTTCGTGGCGCTCTATCTAAAAAGACACCCAGAATGGAAAGAATTGGTGTTGAAGGGAATCAACATCGGATAATCCAGTTTCCCGAGGTTTTTCTTGTTGACAAAACCACTACTTTTGTCAGCTGACAACCAACCATGTCCAAACTCCAGCACACTTTCACCATCAATCCAGCCAAGAGTCCCTTTTTTTATGGGTATGTCATCCTGTTCATGGGCACCCTGGGGGTATACTGCAGTATTCCCGGGCAAACCATAGGGGTTTCGGTCTTTACGGATCCCGTAAAAGATGCATTGGGACTAAGCCGCAACCAATTCAGTAATGCCTATATGATCGGAACCATTATGAGTTCCCTGTTCATAAGCCGTGGTGGGGTTTGGTTCGATCGTTACGGTGCCCGTTATGTGGCCTTTTTTGCCACCTTGGTACTGGGCATTACTCTCCTACTCTGTTCATGGTCGGTTCAAATGAGCGAGTTCATTAAACAAGTCTTGAATCAAGAGACATGGATCATTCCATTTGTGTT
Encoded here:
- a CDS encoding (4Fe-4S)-binding protein; this translates as MSEKTYSNGEITVVWKAELCQHAGVCVKMLPQVYNPKERPWIKPENATTQELKNQISKCPSGALSYIENHT
- a CDS encoding GNAT family N-acetyltransferase, whose amino-acid sequence is MEQEYKLVDNIEAKQFQFNLGDAIAKIEYIKAKEKIYLTHTEVPSSYEGKGIGSALIKQALEHIKSQDWTLIPLCPFVALYLKRHPEWKELVLKGINIG